The Stigmatella aurantiaca genome segment CGGCGATGGTGACGGCCGTCCATCCCGATGCGCCGCCCCTGCTCCAGTGGGACAGCCTGGAGCGGCGCAATCCGGTCTCCTGGTACTTCTATCCCCACGGGAGCACCGCCAGCAGCTGGGGCCTGAGGCCCGGTGACGTGGAAGTGCTCGGCGTGACGATGAAACCCAACACCTGGTTCAGCGATCGCTTCGCGCATGTGGGCCAGGGGGTGTTCTTCATCCTCAAGGGCGCGCGGGACAGCCGCAACAGCGGCTTGTCATTGTTCCCCGAGTTCCTGCGCAGCGAGCTGCACGGGGTGCGCGCGACCATCGAGGCGTTCTCCCAGAGCCGCAAGCTGGAGATCCCCGAGGGGCAGCCGCTCGCCAGCGGGATGATGTTCACACCCGCTGGGAATGCCTCATGGGAGCTGGTGGTGCGCGTCACCAGCCAGGGGGCCGTGGCGGACTACACCCTGGATCGCTGGGATTGAGCCCCAGGCTGGCTAGAGCAGCTTCGCCATGATCTCGCGCTCGCGCTGCTCCAACTTGATCGAGGCGAGCGCCCAGTCGATGAGATCGCTGGTGGCCGACGCGTCGAGACCGAAGGCGCTGGCGGCCTCCTTCACCGCTGCACGTTCCTCGTTCGAGATCTCGCCGTCAGCGCACGCCACTTCGACGAGCATGCGCAGCAGGGAGACGCGCAGCTCGCGGATTTCGATCTTGCTGACGATGTCGGTGAGGCGGCTGCGCTTCTGGAACTCGCTCTCGATGAGCGCGGCGACCTGCGCGTCGCGAGGCGACAGGCCCATGCCCGCCACCACGTTATCAAGCTGCTGACGCTCGTCCTCGGTGACGCGGCCATCGCTCGCTGCCACGTTGGCCATGGCCTGGACGAATGCCAGGAGCTGCTCTTGGGGGTACTCGCTCGTCATATTGTCTCCTGGGCAAGCGGCGCGCGGCGGGCTGGGGCTCGCGGGCAGAGGTGGGCGGGGTTGCTCGGCGACGCAGGATAGTGGCCGCCCTCGCGGACCGAAAACGGTTTTCGTCCAGGCTCAAGGCCAACGTAGGAGACGGGGCGGGAACGGTCCGCCGCACGCACATCGGCTGTTGCGTGTTGGGCTTTTTTCTGCCCCAGACTAGGCTGCCCCCCCCACTCGTGTCTCCCTCCCCCTGGTGGGGCGCCTTGGCGCCCGTACGAAGGAGATGTCCATGATGTTGAAGCGTCTGATGGTGCTGGTGGCAGGAGCCCTCGTGCTGGTTCCGCTGTCGCCGGCGCAGGCCGACCAGTTGCAGGACATCAAGAAGAAGGGCGAGCTGGTCTGTGGCGTGCTCGGGACCGATGAGCCGTTCAGCTTCATCCAGAATCCCGCCAGCCGCACGATCGTTGGCTACGACGTGGACCTGTGCAACGCGGTGGCCAAGAGCCTGGGCGTGAAGGCCACCCTCAAGCAGCTGGCGGTGTCCGCGCGCATCCCCGAGTTGCAGCAGGGCCGCGTCGATCTGCTGGCTGCCTCGCTCACCCACAACAAGGAGCGAGAGGCGCTGATCGACTTCTCCCTGTCCACCTTCATCACCGGGCAGAAGGTCATGGTGAAGAAGCAGAGCGGCATCACCCAGCTGGACCAGCTCGCCGGCAAGAAGGTGGTGACGGTCAAGGGCTCCACCATGGAGCAGAGCATCAAGAAGGCGGTGCCCACGGCCATGATTGTCTCCTTCGACAACAGCCCGCAGGCCTTCCTCGCGCTGCAGCAGGGCAAGGGGGTGGCCTACGTCAACGACGAGACCTCGTTGATCGACGACTTCTCCAAGCTGGGCCCCGTGGCCAAGGACTACGAAATCCTTCCCCACAACCTGTCCACCGAGCGTCTCGCGCTGGGGCTGAAGAAGGGCG includes the following:
- a CDS encoding tellurite resistance TerB family protein; this encodes MTSEYPQEQLLAFVQAMANVAASDGRVTEDERQQLDNVVAGMGLSPRDAQVAALIESEFQKRSRLTDIVSKIEIRELRVSLLRMLVEVACADGEISNEERAAVKEAASAFGLDASATSDLIDWALASIKLEQREREIMAKLL
- a CDS encoding ABC transporter substrate-binding protein; this encodes MMLKRLMVLVAGALVLVPLSPAQADQLQDIKKKGELVCGVLGTDEPFSFIQNPASRTIVGYDVDLCNAVAKSLGVKATLKQLAVSARIPELQQGRVDLLAASLTHNKEREALIDFSLSTFITGQKVMVKKQSGITQLDQLAGKKVVTVKGSTMEQSIKKAVPTAMIVSFDNSPQAFLALQQGKGVAYVNDETSLIDDFSKLGPVAKDYEILPHNLSTERLALGLKKGETAFREQVNKVLRGLEASGEAEKLFTQWFGPATKMKFPSRPFKIETDTLD